The proteins below are encoded in one region of Nostoc sp. UHCC 0870:
- a CDS encoding ParA family protein: protein MLTITVSSLSGGQGKTTTSLFLGRLLSRQGLPTLMLDSDPQHNLTTYLGFELEPNQPTLLEFLKKTVAPQDCIYPTQDNDNLFLIPADDQLDTVQDYLSNSGVGATLLKRRLEAISKIFKVCIIDAPPQRSQICLTVIGAADFLIIPAEASVKGYGSLVRTLDLLSGLQDVGATNAQVLGVLPFRDRWFGNTQAQESRAAVDGMRDEVGEELVIPSIRESERYKQAINKRTTLSELGYTDLEYPFEILIEKIQAALGGK, encoded by the coding sequence ATGTTGACCATTACCGTAAGCTCCTTGAGTGGCGGACAGGGCAAGACGACGACCTCACTGTTCTTGGGGCGGCTGCTATCACGCCAGGGCTTGCCCACCTTGATGCTAGACTCCGACCCCCAACATAATCTCACTACCTATCTGGGGTTTGAGTTAGAACCCAACCAACCAACCCTATTGGAATTTCTCAAAAAAACAGTTGCACCACAAGACTGCATTTACCCAACACAAGACAACGACAACTTATTTCTCATCCCTGCCGATGACCAACTTGATACCGTACAAGATTATTTATCTAACAGTGGAGTGGGTGCAACCTTACTCAAACGACGATTGGAAGCCATCAGCAAAATATTCAAAGTGTGCATTATAGATGCCCCACCCCAGCGATCGCAAATTTGTTTGACAGTCATCGGCGCAGCAGATTTTTTGATTATCCCCGCCGAAGCATCAGTTAAAGGTTACGGTTCGCTAGTGCGGACACTGGACTTACTCAGTGGCTTGCAAGATGTCGGCGCAACGAATGCCCAAGTATTAGGTGTTTTACCCTTCCGCGATCGCTGGTTTGGTAACACCCAAGCCCAAGAAAGTCGGGCGGCTGTAGATGGAATGCGTGACGAAGTTGGCGAGGAGTTAGTTATACCCTCAATCCGCGAATCAGAACGCTATAAACAAGCCATCAACAAACGTACAACTTTGAGCGAGTTGGGATATACCGACTTGGAATATCCATTTGAAATTTTAATTGAGAAAATTCAGGCTGCACTTGGGGGTAAATAA
- a CDS encoding DNA/RNA non-specific endonuclease produces the protein MGICRNWGVSVAALVALIVGCSPAQSQVPPLTELSPSISVHLLLGNPSGATPTKLTPDNYLMVKNQYALSYNNSKGTANWVAWQLNSSWFGDAERQDNFRPDNTLPAGWVRVTPSMYSGSGYDRGHIAPSADRTRTIEDNAATFLMTNMMPQTPDNNRNTWGNLEDYCRELVSQGKELYIVAGPSGSLGEPLKGKVTVPKSTWKIVVVLDSPGSGLKGITANTRVIAVNIPNEPELNNDWRAYKVSVDELETLTGYDFLSNVSPNIQSVIESKVDNVTVN, from the coding sequence ATGGGAATTTGTCGAAATTGGGGTGTATCTGTAGCGGCGTTGGTGGCGTTGATTGTCGGTTGTTCGCCAGCCCAGTCCCAAGTGCCACCATTAACTGAACTTTCCCCATCAATAAGCGTGCATTTACTGCTGGGAAATCCCAGTGGTGCAACGCCAACAAAGCTTACGCCTGATAATTACCTGATGGTCAAAAATCAATATGCACTCTCCTACAACAACAGCAAGGGAACTGCCAACTGGGTAGCTTGGCAGCTTAACTCCTCATGGTTCGGAGATGCAGAGCGTCAAGATAACTTCCGCCCAGACAACACCTTACCTGCGGGTTGGGTGCGAGTGACTCCTTCTATGTACTCTGGAAGTGGATATGACAGAGGTCATATTGCACCTTCAGCAGACCGCACCCGAACAATAGAGGATAATGCAGCTACTTTCCTGATGACAAACATGATGCCCCAGACACCCGATAACAATAGAAATACGTGGGGAAATTTAGAAGATTATTGTCGAGAATTAGTCAGCCAGGGTAAAGAACTTTATATTGTCGCTGGGCCTAGTGGTAGTCTTGGCGAACCCCTCAAAGGTAAAGTGACAGTTCCCAAATCCACTTGGAAGATAGTTGTTGTATTAGATAGCCCAGGCTCAGGGCTTAAAGGTATTACAGCTAATACTCGCGTTATCGCAGTGAATATTCCCAACGAGCCAGAATTAAATAACGATTGGAGGGCTTATAAAGTCAGTGTTGACGAATTAGAAACACTCACAGGCTATGATTTCCTGTCTAATGTTTCCCCAAATATTCAGTCAGTGATTGAATCTAAAGTTGATAATGTGACCGTTAATTGA
- a CDS encoding DUF433 domain-containing protein, with protein sequence MSDKQLLERIKFDKNILAGKPIIRGLRIPVSMILELLAKGANNQEILEDYPELELEDIQAALFYADYLVSQ encoded by the coding sequence ATGAGTGATAAACAATTGCTAGAGAGGATTAAATTCGACAAAAATATTTTAGCTGGTAAACCAATTATTCGAGGATTAAGAATACCAGTGTCAATGATTTTAGAATTACTAGCCAAGGGTGCTAATAATCAAGAAATTCTTGAAGATTACCCAGAATTAGAACTAGAAGATATACAAGCTGCGTTATTTTATGCTGATTATCTTGTTTCTCAATAA
- a CDS encoding restriction endonuclease subunit S, translated as MEDRDDLLELPSGWTWTIVREVIEIIDYRGRTPPFSAGGIVHLRSSNIKNCQVIWEDLKYVSEEIYNQFMTRGIPQKGDLLLTTEGPLGEVALAPEQKFSVAQRMMILRPVKGILLSEFLLYQIAAPWFQTKLKGEGTGTTVTGISSRNFQPLEIVVSPLNEQRRIVAKIEALKARSQRVKEELEDIPQLLDQFRQSVLAAAFRGDLTADWREQNSNVEPASVLLDRIYEKYNNQYQEDCSKAKATGNRKPKKPDCLIEYNLAWEEVFKIPQTWLVRPLGKVCTKVTDGTHDTPKTVSQGIPYITAQHIRNGFIDFENCFFIPESEHKIIYSRCNPEKGDVIIVNIGAGTATPALVNRDFEFSMKNIALLKPITEVVDGKYLEYYQLAIKPNIFSRVSRGGAQPFMSLNLIKTIPFKLSPLSEQKEIVKRVELLLNLADNIEQQYQEAKANIDQLDQSILAKAFRGELVPQDPDDEPASVLLERIRAERAKLQTKTAKKSTTKSSARRTKKPQPQQEESVQLDLGLE; from the coding sequence ATGGAAGATAGAGATGATTTACTAGAACTTCCAAGCGGATGGACATGGACAATAGTTAGGGAAGTTATTGAAATTATCGATTATAGAGGTAGAACACCCCCTTTTAGTGCGGGTGGAATTGTTCATCTACGTTCATCTAATATTAAAAATTGTCAAGTTATTTGGGAAGATTTAAAGTATGTTTCCGAAGAAATATACAACCAATTTATGACAAGAGGAATACCTCAAAAAGGAGATTTACTTTTAACGACTGAAGGTCCACTAGGAGAAGTAGCACTAGCTCCTGAGCAAAAATTTTCAGTTGCCCAGAGAATGATGATTTTAAGACCAGTTAAAGGTATATTGTTATCAGAATTTTTACTCTATCAAATAGCGGCACCCTGGTTTCAAACCAAATTAAAAGGAGAAGGAACAGGAACTACTGTTACAGGAATTTCTTCCAGAAATTTTCAACCTTTGGAAATTGTTGTATCTCCCCTCAACGAACAACGCCGGATAGTTGCGAAAATAGAGGCGTTGAAGGCTAGGAGTCAGCGAGTGAAGGAGGAGCTTGAGGATATTCCTCAACTGCTAGACCAGTTCCGTCAATCTGTCCTCGCCGCCGCCTTTCGTGGCGACCTCACTGCTGATTGGCGGGAGCAGAACAGTAATGTTGAACCTGCTTCAGTGTTGTTGGACAGGATTTATGAAAAATATAATAATCAATATCAGGAAGATTGTTCTAAAGCTAAAGCAACAGGAAATAGAAAACCCAAAAAACCTGATTGTTTAATTGAATATAACTTGGCTTGGGAAGAAGTGTTTAAAATTCCACAAACTTGGCTAGTAAGACCATTAGGCAAAGTATGTACAAAAGTTACTGATGGCACTCATGACACACCCAAGACAGTTTCACAAGGAATTCCTTATATTACTGCTCAACACATTAGAAATGGTTTTATAGATTTTGAAAATTGTTTCTTTATTCCTGAGAGTGAGCATAAAATTATATATTCACGGTGCAACCCAGAAAAAGGAGATGTAATCATAGTCAATATTGGTGCAGGAACTGCCACACCAGCCCTAGTTAATAGGGACTTTGAATTTAGCATGAAGAATATCGCTCTATTGAAACCAATAACTGAAGTTGTAGATGGAAAGTATCTTGAGTATTACCAACTAGCAATCAAGCCAAATATTTTCTCACGAGTTTCCCGGGGTGGGGCGCAACCTTTTATGAGTTTAAATCTGATTAAAACAATTCCTTTTAAGCTTTCACCACTTTCTGAACAAAAGGAAATTGTCAAAAGAGTAGAATTATTGTTAAACCTTGCTGATAATATTGAACAACAGTACCAAGAAGCCAAAGCTAACATAGACCAACTCGACCAATCAATCCTAGCCAAAGCCTTTCGCGGCGAACTCGTACCCCAAGACCCCGACGACGAACCAGCATCCGTCCTGCTAGAACGCATCCGCGCAGAACGCGCCAAACTCCAAACCAAAACAGCCAAAAAATCCACCACCAAAAGCAGCGCACGACGTACCAAAAAACCCCAACCACAACAAGAAGAATCGGTGCAGCTAGACCTGGGGTTAGAGTAG
- the vapC gene encoding type II toxin-antitoxin system tRNA(fMet)-specific endonuclease VapC yields the protein MRYLLDTNVCARYLNGRSLAIRERLRATNIADIAVCSVVKGELFYGAIKSNNPEKTLSRQQEFLKLFVSLPFDDSAALVYGRIRAELSANGTPIGPNDFQIAAIAIANNLILVTHNTREFSRVNGLQIQDWEEEI from the coding sequence GTGAGATATTTGCTGGATACTAATGTTTGCGCTCGTTATCTCAATGGTAGGTCACTGGCAATTCGGGAGCGTTTACGAGCAACAAATATTGCAGATATTGCTGTGTGTTCTGTGGTCAAAGGCGAGTTATTTTATGGTGCAATAAAAAGCAATAATCCTGAGAAAACTTTATCTAGACAGCAAGAGTTTCTCAAGTTGTTTGTTTCGCTGCCCTTTGATGATTCTGCTGCCCTCGTTTACGGAAGAATCCGTGCAGAACTGTCAGCTAATGGGACTCCTATTGGCCCCAATGATTTCCAAATTGCAGCTATTGCAATAGCGAATAATTTAATATTGGTTACACATAATACGCGCGAATTTAGTCGAGTGAATGGATTGCAAATTCAAGATTGGGAGGAAGAAATTTGA
- a CDS encoding nuclease A inhibitor family protein, whose amino-acid sequence MTKTNSEILEQLKQASSGLLFMSESDYPFEVFLWEGVAPPVTPEIVLQQTDHGQDTSFKVVDIDSFFSRVTTPQDWHEDAEKAVVAKFQKLLEVIKSNLKNPQVYRLGRIEIDVYIIGETQRGNLAGLSTKVVET is encoded by the coding sequence ATGACTAAAACCAACTCAGAAATTTTAGAACAGCTAAAACAGGCATCGTCAGGCTTGTTGTTTATGAGCGAGTCAGATTACCCATTTGAGGTTTTTTTGTGGGAAGGAGTTGCACCTCCTGTTACACCTGAAATAGTCTTGCAGCAGACAGATCATGGACAAGATACGTCTTTTAAAGTGGTAGACATTGACAGCTTTTTTAGCAGAGTAACTACTCCCCAAGACTGGCATGAGGATGCAGAAAAGGCTGTAGTTGCTAAATTTCAAAAACTGCTAGAGGTAATAAAATCGAATTTAAAAAACCCGCAGGTGTATCGCTTGGGAAGGATTGAAATCGATGTTTATATTATTGGTGAAACTCAAAGAGGAAATTTAGCTGGTCTTTCTACTAAAGTTGTGGAAACCTAG